A DNA window from Caretta caretta isolate rCarCar2 chromosome 7, rCarCar1.hap1, whole genome shotgun sequence contains the following coding sequences:
- the TMEM254 gene encoding transmembrane protein 254 encodes MAAPPGGYFRCASRFWMGVIAVSIGYFAWAVFLPSTIPYENLGQLGHFTKYLVDNHPKLLYNGFWLAWGIHIAEALYSIKLCKTKGITDSSVQRRWFIQTFLFGIASLSHLLAYKPPPKKQK; translated from the exons ATGGCGGCGCCCCCCGGCGGCTATTTCCGTTGCGCCAGCCGCTTCTGGATGGGCGTCATCGCCGTCTCCATAGGCTACTTCGCT TGGGCAGTCTTTTTACCTTCAACAATACCCTACGAGAATCTGGGACAACTTGGCCATTTTACTAAATATTTAGTGGACAACCACCCCAAACTGCTATATAATGG GTTTTGGCTTGCCTGGGGAATTCATATAGCTGAAGCATTGTACAGTATCAAGTTATGCAA GACCAAAGGCATCACTGACAGCTCTGTTCAACGTCGATGGTTCATCCAAACCTTCCTCTTCGGTATAGCTTCTCTCTCCCACCTGCTAGCCTACAAGCCTCCGCCTAAGAAGCAGAAATAA